In the genome of Drosophila subpulchrella strain 33 F10 #4 breed RU33 chromosome 2L, RU_Dsub_v1.1 Primary Assembly, whole genome shotgun sequence, one region contains:
- the LOC119546603 gene encoding protein mitoshell isoform X1, whose translation MLFLDATSGTTMNYYQVPSVTLQSMHQQSTYQQTYLDRNRMVTDVFVQEQSSWSVATPAPSAVFIPGTANCPIVTGNSHGPCHHNPPVPPPQPPTVNPQPMTYVPMPGVQYYAASSASMNAYGQGQVYCARASATACCNMAGYYVPQYYPCCTPAPPPKTFCATQTQTQTPVKRCRDVGTQVDMGMELSCSELKKPETVPFKDNFAPDESSISSLESGAGDGLRVQNLLRNSEVLLHEQRLHDITRISLQGSEIAERLANAHRNRPCFKKIDTLCARLKQDLLRPDGVLPNINSQGIAWAVKDFIFVFTRIVNAWVILKGYVYNTPEGLNKIKDELPMGFMATFDAWQVSTLALVQMIIKSFVSLDELLLKQKNSFSAKENALINVNVNTSSSLRSLIDSNDSSSFGQKHQALTNGQGPSAYSTPRNHNGMGKSFSEVQEPCSALYKPKCALNLNYLYTMIEDSEETQRNVDANGTYLKTGTYQPLQKETRQLEPLKPNDPYGESQWQRKAAPKALPPPAPKVREDPPPAIRKDPVPMPCPEPEPERIRDVRSYTNPFSLIGREVTRQLYEFSEEVLELDHLERFFRKQFTRNYYPDFFELCQDDFIDVRAIILQCENASYQHVYQAIHDLRRIAFAVRCYLKVPKMYSDENLMHYIDLYERSVNGMLSKPPHLPNQYDHIRGRPGEKLFNYEI comes from the exons ATGCTGTTTTTAGACGCAACTTCTGGCACAACCATGAACTACTACCAAGTGCCCTCGGTGACCTTGCAGTCGATGCACCAGCAGTCGACGTACCAGCAAACCTATTTGGATCGCAATCGCATGGTCACCGATGTTTTTGTGCAAGAACAGAGCTCCTGGTCCGTGGCCACGCCCGCTCCGTCGGCGGTGTTTATACCAGGTACTGCCAACTGCCCCATTGTGACGGGAAATTCCCATGGACCCTGCCATCACAACCCGCCGGTGCCTCCTCCGCAGCCACCAACTGTGAATCCCCAACCTATGACCTACGTGCCCATGCCGGGTGTGCAGTACTACGCAGCGAGTTCCG CCTCCATGAACGCCTATGGGCAGGGACAGGTGTATTGCGCTCGTGCCTCGGCCACCGCCTGTTGCAACATGGCCGGTTACTATGTGCCGCAGTACTATCCATGTTGCACCCCAGCTCCGCCGCCCAAGACGTTCTGTGCCACCCAAACCCAGACCCAGACGCCCGTTAAGCGCTGCCGCGATGTGGGCACCCAGGTGGATATGGGCATGGAATTGTCATGCTCCGAGTTGAAGAAGCCAGAAACAGTTCCGTTTAAGGATAA CTTTGCTCCCGACGAGTCGAGCATTAGTTCTTTGGAGAGCGGAGCCGGCGATGGGCTGCGGGTCCAGAACTTACTGCGCAACTCGGAGGTGCTCTTGCATGAGCAGCGCCTCCACGACATTACCAGGATCTCACTGCAGGGCAGCGAGATAGCCGAACGTCTTGCCAATGCCCATCGCAACCGTCCGTGCTTCAAGAAGATCGATACCCTTTGTGCTCGCCTGAAGCAAGATCTTCTGCGACCGGATGGCGTGCTGCCCAACATCAACTCCCAGGGAATCGCCTGGGCTGTTAAGGACTTCATATTCGTCTTTACTCGCATTGTGAATGCCTGGGTTATCCTGAAAGGCTATGTCTACAACACTCCCGAGGGTTTGAACAAGATTAAGGATGAGTTGCCAATGGGTTTCATGGCCACCTTTGATGCCTGGCAGGTTTCCACCTTAGCCCTTGTGCAGATGATCATCAAATCCTTTGTGAGTCTGGATGAACTGCTGCTGAAGCAGAAGAACAGCTTTTCGGCAAAAGAAAATGCTCTGATAAACGTTAATGTAAACACTAGTAGCTCGTTGAGGAGCCTCATAGATAGCAACGATAGCAGCAGTTTTGGCCAAAAGCACCAAGCATTGACCAATGGACAAGGTCCAAGTGCCTATAGCACTCCCAGGAATCACAATGGAATGGGGAAATCTTTTTCAGAAGTTCAAGAGCCCTGCTCAGCTCTCTACAAACCCAAGTGTGCATTGAATCTCAACTATTTGTACACCATGATCGAGGATTCGGAGGAAACCCAACGCAATGTAGATGCTAATGGTACCTACTTGAAAACTGGGACCTATCAACCACTGCAGAAGGAGACCAGGCAATTGGAGCCCTTGAAACCCAATGATCCGTACGGGGAGTCCCAATGGCAGAGAAAGGCTGCCCCAAAAGCCCTGCCGCCGCCAGCTCCGAAGGTTCGTGAAGATCCACCTCCGGCGATTCGTAAAGATCCAGTTCCGATGCCGTGTCCAGAGCCAGAGCCGGAGCGTATAAGAGATGTTAGGTCTTATACCAATCCATTTAGCCTGATCGGGAGGGAAGTCACCCGCCAGCTGTACGAGTTCAGCGAGGAAGTTCTGGAGCTCGATCACCTGGAGCGTTTCTTTAGGAAGCAGTTCACCCGCAACTAT TACCCCGATTTCTTTGAGCTATGCCAGGACGATTTTATAGATGTGCGAGCCATCATTCTGCAGTGCGAGAATGCCTCTTACCAACATGTTTACCAGGCCATTCACGATCTCCGCCGGATCGCCTTCGCAGTACGCTGCTACCTGAAGGTACCGAAG ATGTATTCGGACGAAAACCTCATGCACTACATCGATCTCTACGAGCGCTCTGTGAATGGTATGCTGTCCAAGCCACCGCATTTGCCCAACCAATACGATCACATCAGGGGCCGACCAGGCGAGAAGCTTTTCAACTACGAAATCTAA
- the LOC119546603 gene encoding protein mitoshell isoform X4 encodes MLFLDATSGTTMNYYQVPSVTLQSMHQQSTYQQTYLDRNRMVTDVFVQEQSSWSVATPAPSAVFIPGTANCPIVTGNSHGPCHHNPPVPPPQPPTVNPQPMTYVPMPGVQYYAASSASMNAYGQGQVYCARASATACCNMAGYYVPQYYPCCTPAPPPKTFCATQTQTQTPVKRCRDVGTQVDMGMELSCSELKKPETVPFKDNFAPDESSISSLESGAGDGLRVQNLLRNSEVLLHEQRLHDITRISLQGSEIAERLANAHRNRPCFKKIDTLCARLKQDLLRPDGVLPNINSQGIAWAVKDFIFVFTRIVNAWVILKGYVYNTPEGLNKIKDELPMGFMATFDAWQVSTLALVQMIIKSFVSLDELLLKQKNSFSAKENALINVNVNTSSSLRSLIDSNDSSSFGQKHQALTNGQGPSAYSTPRNHNGMGKSFSEVQEPCSALYKPKCALNLNYLYTMIEDSEETQRNVDANGTYLKTGTYQPLQKETRQLEPLKPNDPYGESQWQRKAAPKALPPPAPKVREDPPPAIRKDPVPMPCPEPEPERIRDVRSYTNPFSLIGREVTRQLYEFSEEVLELDHLERFFRKQFTRNYYPDFFELCQDDFIDVRAIILQCENASYQHVYQAIHDLRRIAFAVRCYLKVPKLLL; translated from the exons ATGCTGTTTTTAGACGCAACTTCTGGCACAACCATGAACTACTACCAAGTGCCCTCGGTGACCTTGCAGTCGATGCACCAGCAGTCGACGTACCAGCAAACCTATTTGGATCGCAATCGCATGGTCACCGATGTTTTTGTGCAAGAACAGAGCTCCTGGTCCGTGGCCACGCCCGCTCCGTCGGCGGTGTTTATACCAGGTACTGCCAACTGCCCCATTGTGACGGGAAATTCCCATGGACCCTGCCATCACAACCCGCCGGTGCCTCCTCCGCAGCCACCAACTGTGAATCCCCAACCTATGACCTACGTGCCCATGCCGGGTGTGCAGTACTACGCAGCGAGTTCCG CCTCCATGAACGCCTATGGGCAGGGACAGGTGTATTGCGCTCGTGCCTCGGCCACCGCCTGTTGCAACATGGCCGGTTACTATGTGCCGCAGTACTATCCATGTTGCACCCCAGCTCCGCCGCCCAAGACGTTCTGTGCCACCCAAACCCAGACCCAGACGCCCGTTAAGCGCTGCCGCGATGTGGGCACCCAGGTGGATATGGGCATGGAATTGTCATGCTCCGAGTTGAAGAAGCCAGAAACAGTTCCGTTTAAGGATAA CTTTGCTCCCGACGAGTCGAGCATTAGTTCTTTGGAGAGCGGAGCCGGCGATGGGCTGCGGGTCCAGAACTTACTGCGCAACTCGGAGGTGCTCTTGCATGAGCAGCGCCTCCACGACATTACCAGGATCTCACTGCAGGGCAGCGAGATAGCCGAACGTCTTGCCAATGCCCATCGCAACCGTCCGTGCTTCAAGAAGATCGATACCCTTTGTGCTCGCCTGAAGCAAGATCTTCTGCGACCGGATGGCGTGCTGCCCAACATCAACTCCCAGGGAATCGCCTGGGCTGTTAAGGACTTCATATTCGTCTTTACTCGCATTGTGAATGCCTGGGTTATCCTGAAAGGCTATGTCTACAACACTCCCGAGGGTTTGAACAAGATTAAGGATGAGTTGCCAATGGGTTTCATGGCCACCTTTGATGCCTGGCAGGTTTCCACCTTAGCCCTTGTGCAGATGATCATCAAATCCTTTGTGAGTCTGGATGAACTGCTGCTGAAGCAGAAGAACAGCTTTTCGGCAAAAGAAAATGCTCTGATAAACGTTAATGTAAACACTAGTAGCTCGTTGAGGAGCCTCATAGATAGCAACGATAGCAGCAGTTTTGGCCAAAAGCACCAAGCATTGACCAATGGACAAGGTCCAAGTGCCTATAGCACTCCCAGGAATCACAATGGAATGGGGAAATCTTTTTCAGAAGTTCAAGAGCCCTGCTCAGCTCTCTACAAACCCAAGTGTGCATTGAATCTCAACTATTTGTACACCATGATCGAGGATTCGGAGGAAACCCAACGCAATGTAGATGCTAATGGTACCTACTTGAAAACTGGGACCTATCAACCACTGCAGAAGGAGACCAGGCAATTGGAGCCCTTGAAACCCAATGATCCGTACGGGGAGTCCCAATGGCAGAGAAAGGCTGCCCCAAAAGCCCTGCCGCCGCCAGCTCCGAAGGTTCGTGAAGATCCACCTCCGGCGATTCGTAAAGATCCAGTTCCGATGCCGTGTCCAGAGCCAGAGCCGGAGCGTATAAGAGATGTTAGGTCTTATACCAATCCATTTAGCCTGATCGGGAGGGAAGTCACCCGCCAGCTGTACGAGTTCAGCGAGGAAGTTCTGGAGCTCGATCACCTGGAGCGTTTCTTTAGGAAGCAGTTCACCCGCAACTAT TACCCCGATTTCTTTGAGCTATGCCAGGACGATTTTATAGATGTGCGAGCCATCATTCTGCAGTGCGAGAATGCCTCTTACCAACATGTTTACCAGGCCATTCACGATCTCCGCCGGATCGCCTTCGCAGTACGCTGCTACCTGAAGGTACCGAAG CTGCTTTTATAG
- the LOC119547500 gene encoding guanine nucleotide exchange factor MSS4 homolog: MTEEADFAGQIVDGKNKTNVRCQFCNSLMLKAQEGTFSEEEVEVPLMMQKQDKTADSLNTEPLKDFWLVKDMMSFENIGFSNTVDGRKFLVCADCERGPVGYHDLSTRHCYVALKRVVHKDS; this comes from the exons ATGACAGAAGAAGCTGATTTTGCTGGGCAAATTGTTGATGGAAAGAACAAAACGAATGTGCGCTGCCAGTTCTGCAATAGTTTGATGCTCAAGGCCCAGGAGGGCACCTTCAGCGAGGAGGAA GTGGAAGTGCCCCTGATGATGCAAAAGCAGGACAAGACGGCGGACAGTCTGAACACCGAGCCCTTGAAGGACTTCTGGCTGGTCAAGGACATGATGTCGTTCGAGAACATAGGGTTCTCCAACACAGTGGACGGCAGGAAGTTCCTGGTTTGTGCGGATTGCGAGCGAGGACCCGTGGGCTATCATGATCTGAGTACCCGCCACTGCTACGTGGCCCTCAAGAGGGTGGTCCACAAGGACTCCTAG
- the LOC119546603 gene encoding protein mitoshell isoform X3 yields the protein MNYYQVPSVTLQSMHQQSTYQQTYLDRNRMVTDVFVQEQSSWSVATPAPSAVFIPGTANCPIVTGNSHGPCHHNPPVPPPQPPTVNPQPMTYVPMPGVQYYAASSASMNAYGQGQVYCARASATACCNMAGYYVPQYYPCCTPAPPPKTFCATQTQTQTPVKRCRDVGTQVDMGMELSCSELKKPETVPFKDNFAPDESSISSLESGAGDGLRVQNLLRNSEVLLHEQRLHDITRISLQGSEIAERLANAHRNRPCFKKIDTLCARLKQDLLRPDGVLPNINSQGIAWAVKDFIFVFTRIVNAWVILKGYVYNTPEGLNKIKDELPMGFMATFDAWQVSTLALVQMIIKSFVSLDELLLKQKNSFSAKENALINVNVNTSSSLRSLIDSNDSSSFGQKHQALTNGQGPSAYSTPRNHNGMGKSFSEVQEPCSALYKPKCALNLNYLYTMIEDSEETQRNVDANGTYLKTGTYQPLQKETRQLEPLKPNDPYGESQWQRKAAPKALPPPAPKVREDPPPAIRKDPVPMPCPEPEPERIRDVRSYTNPFSLIGREVTRQLYEFSEEVLELDHLERFFRKQFTRNYYPDFFELCQDDFIDVRAIILQCENASYQHVYQAIHDLRRIAFAVRCYLKVPKMYSDENLMHYIDLYERSVNGMLSKPPHLPNQYDHIRGRPGEKLFNYEI from the exons ATGAACTACTACCAAGTGCCCTCGGTGACCTTGCAGTCGATGCACCAGCAGTCGACGTACCAGCAAACCTATTTGGATCGCAATCGCATGGTCACCGATGTTTTTGTGCAAGAACAGAGCTCCTGGTCCGTGGCCACGCCCGCTCCGTCGGCGGTGTTTATACCAGGTACTGCCAACTGCCCCATTGTGACGGGAAATTCCCATGGACCCTGCCATCACAACCCGCCGGTGCCTCCTCCGCAGCCACCAACTGTGAATCCCCAACCTATGACCTACGTGCCCATGCCGGGTGTGCAGTACTACGCAGCGAGTTCCG CCTCCATGAACGCCTATGGGCAGGGACAGGTGTATTGCGCTCGTGCCTCGGCCACCGCCTGTTGCAACATGGCCGGTTACTATGTGCCGCAGTACTATCCATGTTGCACCCCAGCTCCGCCGCCCAAGACGTTCTGTGCCACCCAAACCCAGACCCAGACGCCCGTTAAGCGCTGCCGCGATGTGGGCACCCAGGTGGATATGGGCATGGAATTGTCATGCTCCGAGTTGAAGAAGCCAGAAACAGTTCCGTTTAAGGATAA CTTTGCTCCCGACGAGTCGAGCATTAGTTCTTTGGAGAGCGGAGCCGGCGATGGGCTGCGGGTCCAGAACTTACTGCGCAACTCGGAGGTGCTCTTGCATGAGCAGCGCCTCCACGACATTACCAGGATCTCACTGCAGGGCAGCGAGATAGCCGAACGTCTTGCCAATGCCCATCGCAACCGTCCGTGCTTCAAGAAGATCGATACCCTTTGTGCTCGCCTGAAGCAAGATCTTCTGCGACCGGATGGCGTGCTGCCCAACATCAACTCCCAGGGAATCGCCTGGGCTGTTAAGGACTTCATATTCGTCTTTACTCGCATTGTGAATGCCTGGGTTATCCTGAAAGGCTATGTCTACAACACTCCCGAGGGTTTGAACAAGATTAAGGATGAGTTGCCAATGGGTTTCATGGCCACCTTTGATGCCTGGCAGGTTTCCACCTTAGCCCTTGTGCAGATGATCATCAAATCCTTTGTGAGTCTGGATGAACTGCTGCTGAAGCAGAAGAACAGCTTTTCGGCAAAAGAAAATGCTCTGATAAACGTTAATGTAAACACTAGTAGCTCGTTGAGGAGCCTCATAGATAGCAACGATAGCAGCAGTTTTGGCCAAAAGCACCAAGCATTGACCAATGGACAAGGTCCAAGTGCCTATAGCACTCCCAGGAATCACAATGGAATGGGGAAATCTTTTTCAGAAGTTCAAGAGCCCTGCTCAGCTCTCTACAAACCCAAGTGTGCATTGAATCTCAACTATTTGTACACCATGATCGAGGATTCGGAGGAAACCCAACGCAATGTAGATGCTAATGGTACCTACTTGAAAACTGGGACCTATCAACCACTGCAGAAGGAGACCAGGCAATTGGAGCCCTTGAAACCCAATGATCCGTACGGGGAGTCCCAATGGCAGAGAAAGGCTGCCCCAAAAGCCCTGCCGCCGCCAGCTCCGAAGGTTCGTGAAGATCCACCTCCGGCGATTCGTAAAGATCCAGTTCCGATGCCGTGTCCAGAGCCAGAGCCGGAGCGTATAAGAGATGTTAGGTCTTATACCAATCCATTTAGCCTGATCGGGAGGGAAGTCACCCGCCAGCTGTACGAGTTCAGCGAGGAAGTTCTGGAGCTCGATCACCTGGAGCGTTTCTTTAGGAAGCAGTTCACCCGCAACTAT TACCCCGATTTCTTTGAGCTATGCCAGGACGATTTTATAGATGTGCGAGCCATCATTCTGCAGTGCGAGAATGCCTCTTACCAACATGTTTACCAGGCCATTCACGATCTCCGCCGGATCGCCTTCGCAGTACGCTGCTACCTGAAGGTACCGAAG ATGTATTCGGACGAAAACCTCATGCACTACATCGATCTCTACGAGCGCTCTGTGAATGGTATGCTGTCCAAGCCACCGCATTTGCCCAACCAATACGATCACATCAGGGGCCGACCAGGCGAGAAGCTTTTCAACTACGAAATCTAA
- the LOC119546603 gene encoding protein mitoshell isoform X2, whose protein sequence is MLFLDATSGTTMNYYQVPSVTLQSMHQQSTYQQTYLDRNRMVTDVFVQEQSSWSVATPAPSAVFIPGTANCPIVTGNSHGPCHHNPPVPPPQPPTVNPQPMTYVPMPGVQYYAASSASMNAYGQGQVYCARASATACCNMAGYYVPQYYPCCTPAPPPKTFCATQTQTQTPVKRCRDVGTQVDMGMELSCSELKKPETVPFKDNFAPDESSISSLESGAGDGLRVQNLLRNSEVLLHEQRLHDITRISLQGSEIAERLANAHRNRPCFKKIDTLCARLKQDLLRPDGVLPNINSQGIAWAVKDFIFVFTRIVNAWVILKGYVYNTPEGLNKIKDELPMGFMATFDAWQVSTLALVQMIIKSFVSLDELLLKQKNSFSAKENALINVNVNTSSSLRSLIDSNDSSSFGQKHQALTNGQGPSAYSTPRNHNGMGKSFSEVQEPCSALYKPKCALNLNYLYTMIEDSEETQRNVDANGTYLKTGTYQPLQKETRQLEPLKPNDPYGESQWQRKAAPKALPPPAPKVREDPPPAIRKDPVPMPCPEPEPERIRDVRSYTNPFSLIGREVTRQLYEFSEEVLELDHLERFFRKQFTRNYYPDFFELCQDDFIDVRAIILQCENASYQHVYQAIHDLRRIAFAVRCYLKMYSDENLMHYIDLYERSVNGMLSKPPHLPNQYDHIRGRPGEKLFNYEI, encoded by the exons ATGCTGTTTTTAGACGCAACTTCTGGCACAACCATGAACTACTACCAAGTGCCCTCGGTGACCTTGCAGTCGATGCACCAGCAGTCGACGTACCAGCAAACCTATTTGGATCGCAATCGCATGGTCACCGATGTTTTTGTGCAAGAACAGAGCTCCTGGTCCGTGGCCACGCCCGCTCCGTCGGCGGTGTTTATACCAGGTACTGCCAACTGCCCCATTGTGACGGGAAATTCCCATGGACCCTGCCATCACAACCCGCCGGTGCCTCCTCCGCAGCCACCAACTGTGAATCCCCAACCTATGACCTACGTGCCCATGCCGGGTGTGCAGTACTACGCAGCGAGTTCCG CCTCCATGAACGCCTATGGGCAGGGACAGGTGTATTGCGCTCGTGCCTCGGCCACCGCCTGTTGCAACATGGCCGGTTACTATGTGCCGCAGTACTATCCATGTTGCACCCCAGCTCCGCCGCCCAAGACGTTCTGTGCCACCCAAACCCAGACCCAGACGCCCGTTAAGCGCTGCCGCGATGTGGGCACCCAGGTGGATATGGGCATGGAATTGTCATGCTCCGAGTTGAAGAAGCCAGAAACAGTTCCGTTTAAGGATAA CTTTGCTCCCGACGAGTCGAGCATTAGTTCTTTGGAGAGCGGAGCCGGCGATGGGCTGCGGGTCCAGAACTTACTGCGCAACTCGGAGGTGCTCTTGCATGAGCAGCGCCTCCACGACATTACCAGGATCTCACTGCAGGGCAGCGAGATAGCCGAACGTCTTGCCAATGCCCATCGCAACCGTCCGTGCTTCAAGAAGATCGATACCCTTTGTGCTCGCCTGAAGCAAGATCTTCTGCGACCGGATGGCGTGCTGCCCAACATCAACTCCCAGGGAATCGCCTGGGCTGTTAAGGACTTCATATTCGTCTTTACTCGCATTGTGAATGCCTGGGTTATCCTGAAAGGCTATGTCTACAACACTCCCGAGGGTTTGAACAAGATTAAGGATGAGTTGCCAATGGGTTTCATGGCCACCTTTGATGCCTGGCAGGTTTCCACCTTAGCCCTTGTGCAGATGATCATCAAATCCTTTGTGAGTCTGGATGAACTGCTGCTGAAGCAGAAGAACAGCTTTTCGGCAAAAGAAAATGCTCTGATAAACGTTAATGTAAACACTAGTAGCTCGTTGAGGAGCCTCATAGATAGCAACGATAGCAGCAGTTTTGGCCAAAAGCACCAAGCATTGACCAATGGACAAGGTCCAAGTGCCTATAGCACTCCCAGGAATCACAATGGAATGGGGAAATCTTTTTCAGAAGTTCAAGAGCCCTGCTCAGCTCTCTACAAACCCAAGTGTGCATTGAATCTCAACTATTTGTACACCATGATCGAGGATTCGGAGGAAACCCAACGCAATGTAGATGCTAATGGTACCTACTTGAAAACTGGGACCTATCAACCACTGCAGAAGGAGACCAGGCAATTGGAGCCCTTGAAACCCAATGATCCGTACGGGGAGTCCCAATGGCAGAGAAAGGCTGCCCCAAAAGCCCTGCCGCCGCCAGCTCCGAAGGTTCGTGAAGATCCACCTCCGGCGATTCGTAAAGATCCAGTTCCGATGCCGTGTCCAGAGCCAGAGCCGGAGCGTATAAGAGATGTTAGGTCTTATACCAATCCATTTAGCCTGATCGGGAGGGAAGTCACCCGCCAGCTGTACGAGTTCAGCGAGGAAGTTCTGGAGCTCGATCACCTGGAGCGTTTCTTTAGGAAGCAGTTCACCCGCAACTAT TACCCCGATTTCTTTGAGCTATGCCAGGACGATTTTATAGATGTGCGAGCCATCATTCTGCAGTGCGAGAATGCCTCTTACCAACATGTTTACCAGGCCATTCACGATCTCCGCCGGATCGCCTTCGCAGTACGCTGCTACCTGAAG ATGTATTCGGACGAAAACCTCATGCACTACATCGATCTCTACGAGCGCTCTGTGAATGGTATGCTGTCCAAGCCACCGCATTTGCCCAACCAATACGATCACATCAGGGGCCGACCAGGCGAGAAGCTTTTCAACTACGAAATCTAA